A single window of Mangifera indica cultivar Alphonso chromosome 18, CATAS_Mindica_2.1, whole genome shotgun sequence DNA harbors:
- the LOC123201343 gene encoding putative protein TPRXL, protein MASACVNNNISVSPESFPSYGWLSPGRSPGMSFSRDEEQRSSSLKEPSLLAEDETEIQDPVDFEFRLEDPVTMLPADELFSNGKLVPLHVAALKPSSATTGSTNESTKPCMDPYLFSPKAPRCSSRWKELLGLKKLYQNSKSENHAKTMSSNPPPKSSIKHFLHRNSKSSSSSPSSASSSLESSLSLPLLKDLSDSETVSLSSSRLSLSSSSSSHEHEELPRLSLESDKPGLNPSPNPFANPSRMRIVKHRDNNNQHQNTNTTIVSHAGRSPMRRETAAAACRGVSVDSPRLNSSGKIVFQSLERSSSSPSSLNGGPRFKHRGMERSYSANVRITPVLNVPVCSLRGSSKSGSVFGFGQLFSSQHKSGNGGRQQSNSRNRTDRT, encoded by the coding sequence ATGGCCTCTGCCTGCGTCAATAACAATATCAGCGTCTCGCCGGAGAGCTTCCCCTCGTACGGATGGCTGAGCCCAGGGCGGAGTCCGGGGATGTCGTTTAGTCGGGATGAGGAACAACGGTCATCTTCTTTGAAAGAACCGTCGTTGCTGGCTGAAGACGAGACGGAGATTCAAGATCCGGTTGATTTCGAGTTCAGGTTAGAAGATCCGGTGACAATGCTCCCTGCCGATGAGCTTTTCTCCAATGGAAAGCTCGTGCCGCTCCACGTAGCTGCTCTCAAACCGTCTTCAGCCACCACTGGGTCAACCAACGAGTCGACAAAGCCGTGCATGGACCCTTACTTGTTCTCACCAAAAGCTCCCAGGTGTTCAAGTCGCTGGAAGGAGTTATTAGGCTTGAAAAAACTGTACCAAAACTCGAAATCTGAAAATCACGCCAAAACGATGTCGTCTAATCCTCCTCCAAAATCTTCAATAAAACATTTCCTTCATCGGAACTCcaaatcttcttcctcctccccCTCTTCCGCCTCATCTTCTTTGGAATCATCTCTCAGTCTTCCTTTGCTTAAAGACTTGTCGGATAGCGAAACCGTTTCGCTATCTTCGTCTCGCTTGTCGCTTTCATCGTCGTCGTCGAGTCACGAGCACGAGGAACTTCCGAGACTCTCACTCGAATCGGATAAACCCGGTTTGAATCCGAGTCCGAACCCATTTGCGAATCCTTCTAGAATGAGGATCGTCAAACATagagataataataatcaacaTCAGAATACAAATACAACAATCGTCTCACATGCCGGAAGGAGTCCAATGCGGAGAGAAACCGCGGCTGCTGCTTGTAGAGGAGTCTCGGTCGACAGTCCGAGATTGAATTCTTCCGGGAAAATAGTGTTCCAGAGCTTGGAGAGAAGCTCGAGTAGTCCGAGTAGCTTAAATGGCGGGCCGAGATTCAAACACAGAGGCATGGAGAGATCTTACTCGGCTAATGTTAGAATCACTCCGGTTCTAAACGTTCCGGTTTGTTCTCTCAGAGGGTCTTCAAAGTCTGGTTCGGTTTTTGGATTCGGTCAGTTGTTTTCTTCGCAGCATAAAAGTGGAAATGGCGGTCGACAGCAGAGTAATAGTAGGAACCGGACTGATCGAACTTGA